A stretch of DNA from Takifugu flavidus isolate HTHZ2018 chromosome 22, ASM371156v2, whole genome shotgun sequence:
CAGCAGATCAaccctcccccaacccccccttcccgttcCGGTTTCTCTTCGGctcatttcaggtttttttttaaacattgtgGTAAACATTTGCTCTGACATGTAGAAACCCTTGAATGCACCAAACCCAAAATACAAGATCTCTCTTTATTGTGTAATACTCCGAGGTGAAGGTCGGTGAAGAGGTGGTTCTGAGGTGTGCGGCGTCATTCGACCCAATGCTGGTTTCCCTGGTTGAGTGAAGGTTGATAATAAAAGAACTTGTGTTTATCGCAATGctttagcttttattttgaccttTCCAGGAGAAATACTGGACACTCCTaagtccgtccgtccatccctccctccctccctccatcccataaTAATGGGAACCATGAGCCTCTCCCCTCAGCGTACTTGCACGGCTGCTGTCAGAGCTCTGCTGACTCACTCTCCTCCTAAATCATAGATATGACTCCAGTCCGTTCCACCCCGGCTGTTTCCTGCAGAGTCATCCTCTGGATGTTGCACCTGAGGAGCatcctgatgtttctgctgccatGAAATCAAATTAAGAGTGATTCCTCATATCTGTTTCCTTCAGCTTGCTCTGGTTTATGTCCTGCCCATCGTCCTACACCTCCTCCATCTGACTGACGCTCTCCTGTCATGGCCGCCGCTGCGTTACTGCTCCTGGGTCTCTCCGCCTGCTCGTCTCTTACAGGTAAGAGGCTCCAAGATATCGATTCCAAATGTTCCAAATGTTTCAACCACATAAACCTCGTCGTTGCCTTGCAGATGCCATCCTGTTCGGAGAGCCCAGGATTTATGGAGGTGAGTTCCTGTTCTGTCAGTCAAGGTgatgtttcagatgtactgtgaTGGAACAGAAGTGATTCAAATCCCAAACCACCAGATGATGCAACTGGATACGGACCCATATTTGAGGAGGAGCCGGTGGATGTGGTCTACACCGAGGACTCACCTGATGGGAGAATCTCCATGAACTGCAGAGCAAGAGCAAACCCGCCTGCTTCATACAggtaccagcagctccagttagataccagcagctccaattagataccagcagctccagtaagataccagcagctccaattagataccagcagctccaattagataccagcagctccagtaagataccagcagctccagtaagataccagcagctccaataagataccagcagctccagttagATACCAGCAACTCCAataagataccagcagctccaataagataccagcagctccaattagataccagcagctccaattagATACCAGCAACTCCAataagataccagcagctccaataagataccagcagctccaattagataccagcagctccaattagATACCAGCAACTCCAataagataccagcagctccaataagataccagcagctccaattagataccagtagctccagtaagataccagcagctccagtaagATACCAGTAGCTCCAgttagataccagcagctccaattagATACCAGTAGCTCCAGTTAGATACCAGTAGCTCCAgtaagataccagcagctccattagataccagcagctccaattagataccagtagctccagtaagataccagcagctccaattagatagataccagcagctccaattagataccagcagctccagtaagataccagcagctccaattagataccagcagctccagtaagataccagcagctccaattagataccagcagctccagtaagataccagcagctccaattagataccagcagctccagtaagataccagcagctccaattagataccagcagctccaattagataccagcagctccaattagataccagcagctccaattagataccagcagctccagtaagataccagcagctccaattagataccagcagctccagtaagataccagtagttccagttagataccagcagctccaattagataccagcagctccaataagataccagcagctccagttagataccagcagcttcaattagataccagcagctccaataagataccagcagctccaataaGATACCAGTAGCTCCAgttagataccagcagctccaattagATACCAGTAGCTCCAgttagataccagcagctccaattagACACCAGCAACTCCAgtaagataccagcagctccaataagataccagcagctccagttagataccagcagctccagttagATACCAGTAGCTCCAgttagataccagcagctccaataagataccagcagctccagttagataccagcagctccaattagataccagcagctccagttagATACCAGTAGCTCCAgttagataccagcagctccagttagATACCAGCAACTCCaattagataccagcagctccagttagataccagcagctccagttagATACCAGTAGCTCCAGTTAGATACCAGTAGCTCCAGTAAGATACCCACAGGTGCTGCCACGTTTCAACTGCATGTGCAACAATTATATCTTCAATTTGCAAATGGTGGTTCCAAAAAGGACTAAATTAAAGCTGAACCTCTCTGTTCCATTCCTTTCACTGACAGGTGGCGCCGGGGGAACTGGGAGATCaagctgatggagcagcctgATGAACACTACAGCCTTGTGGGGGGGAATCTGGTGATCAACAACCCCAAGAAGAAACACGCTGGGGTATACATCTGCGTGGCCAGGAACACCTACGGCACCGTCATCAGCAAGGAAGCCCAGCTCAAGTTCGGCTGTGAGCGCCCGAACACGGCTCGATCATCTCATCGCCGTCCTCACCTGCTTATGTTTTGCATCTGTCTCCGCTGGATGTAGATTTGGAGGAGTTTCCTCAGGAGGAAAGAGACCCGGTGCGTGTCAAAGAGGGACAGGGCGCGGTCCTGCTGTGTGCTCCTCCTAATGCATGGCCAGGTGTGTAAAACAAACGCTCCACGGGCCCTTTAGCGACGAGACCATCCTGTTCATGCTCGTCTTTGGCTCTGCAGAGGAGGTCACCTACCGCTGGATCTTCAATGAGTTCCCCGTCTTCCTGAACACCGATCGCAGGCGCTTCGTCTCCCAGAAGACGGGGAACCTTTACATCTCGAAAGTGGAAGCTCAGGACGCCGGAAACTACTCCTGCTTCGTTTCCAGCCCCATGATCGGGAGGAGCGTCTTCTCTAAGTTCATCTCGCTCATCCCCCTAGTACCTGAAGAAGGTtaacataaaaaacaacatgcaggtgaatgaaaaaaaggtttttctggAGCTTAAGTGGAACATTTCTGGCCTCAGGTGAGAGAAAGTACCCGGCAGACATAAGGGTAAAGTTTCAAGACACCACCGCCATGCTGGCGTCTAATATCACCCTCGAATGCTTCGCGCTCGGGAAGTAAGAAGCCATTTGCCAAGAATCCTAAATGAAGCTACCTTTCATTTTGATTAATCTGTGGGTTTTTCCCCGGTTCAGCCCCATACCTCACATCGTTTGGAGGAAGGTGGACGCCACAGACCTCCCGCCAAACCACGAGATCAGCGAATCGGGCGCCGTGCTCCATCTGTACAACGTGCAGTACGACGACGTGGGCGGGTACGAGTGCGAGGCCATCAACACAAAGGGAAAGGACTGGCACAAGGCTTGGGTCTACGTGGAGTGTGAGTCCAGAGCGCTTCTGTCACGTACATTTCTACTTTCGACTCTTTCTGACAGTTAGCACGCTAACTTTTGTTGCGGCAGCTGCCCCAGAGTGGGCGGAAACCATCAACAACACTCAGATTGACATCGGTTCGGCGCACAGCATGCGCTGTGTGGCGATGGGGAAGCCCTTCCCATTCATCCGGTGGTACAAAGATGGATATATGGTAACAATTTCACACAATTTAAGGACCAAATCCTGCAGTAACTGGAACTTACATTGGTTGTTTGTGTTTCCCAGTATGGGAAAGGGGAGCTGAAGTTTTCCAGTCTGACTTTTACCGACTCCGGAATGTACCAGTGTATCGCTGAAAACTTCTGGGGCATCAAATATGCCAACGCCGAGCTGCGAGTCATAAGTAGGAACACCTAGCTGAGCAGAATTCCGTGGTGTTCTTTTGAAATTGATGGCAACATCTATTTGTCTTTTTAGCGTGCGCTCCGACGTTCGAGTTCAACCCTGTGAAGAAGCAGCTCCTCGGAGCTAGAGATGGTCGCGTAGTGATCGAGTGCAAACCCCGAGCTGCCCCTCGACCACAGTTCAGGTGGATGAAGGGCAAAGAATTGCTCTTCAACAATTCCCGGTCAGTCCAACAGTCACCTCCTTAAACAGTAGCTACCGTCAGCACGGCTAAACCGATGCTACTTCCATTTAGCATCTCCATCCTGTTTGATGGGAGCCTGGAAATCCGCAACGCCACCAAGAACGATGAGGGCGTCTACACGTGCTTCGCTGAGAACAGCAAAGGGAAGGCCAACAGTTCTGGCTACCTCACCATCACAGGTCCGAGGGCCCGTGAGCCGCCTGAAATATAGATTTTTGCTAttagtgtcatcagcataatgCTAAAATCTCTTTTTATCAGAGGCTACCAGCATTACTGTAGCCCCCGAAGACTCCGAGGTGAAGGTCGGCGAAGAGGTGGTTCTGAGGTGTGCGGCGTCATTCGACCCAATGCTGGACATCACCTTCATCTGGGCTATAGACTTCCGGGTCATCGACTTTGACTCAGAGTGGCAGCACTATGAGCGTCTTTGGGTGGGATGGTTCTTCACTCTTctcccatttttaaaaacctggTCCTAACTCGGTCTAAACTCGCCTCTTGTCTCCTAGCGCGATGATGGCAGTGGCGATCTGAGAGTAAAGAACGCCCAAATCTGGCACGAAGGGCGCTACACATGCACGGCTCAAACGGTGGTGGACAGCGACGTGGCATACGCGGATCTAAAAGTTGTAGGTCTGTACTGACATCGAAAATCATCTAGAATTGTAGTTGATAGAAAACAAATCTAGATGACTGAGTAAAATCTCTTGAAAGGGTTCCTTTAGTGCCTAGCTGGGAAAATGCAGATCACGTTCTTCTTCTGGAAGCCTCTGGATCCATGAGAAGCTTTTTTTGCCGCTTTCATGTGTAGGTTTACCACCAGGAAGCATCAGGTTATGCCAAATCTAGCGGATCTATTATCTCCTTCCTTTAGGAAGGCCAGGGCCTCCCGGTGTGATCCGTGTGGAGGAGATCGGGAACACATGGGTGAAGCTGCGGTGGACCAAAGGGGCGGATCACAATAGCCCCATCCTCTACTACACCATCCAGACCAGGCACTACTGGGCTCTGAACGAGGATGACTGGAGGAATGCCAGCACCTGTAAGGACTGCTCtgtaccagcagggggcgacatcTCCCCACAGTTTAGCTGGTCCCAACATGACAGTAAATACCAGCGATTTAACCACAGATTCATTGGTTTTGTCCCAATTCAGCTCCAGCTTTTCTCGACGGCAGCGTGGAGAGGGCAGAAGTGACAGATATATACCCCTGGCTGGAGTACCAGTTCAGAATCATAGCCACCAATGAGCACGGCTCCGGAGAGGCCAGCATCCCGTCCCTCAAGATCAAAACCTGGGACGCTGGTAAGGAAAGAACATTCCCACAGTTCACAAAGAGGAATGAGACTGGAAAGTGACCTACTGACCTTctgttcctctcagctcctgtgGTTTCCCCCACCAATGTAGCTGGTTACGGAGGCAGAAACGGCGAAATCGTCATCACGTGGACAGTAAGCATGCACACCCAAAAACACTTGCTAGCATTAAAAAGACACagatttcttcctctctctccttcccctcttaGCCTGTTGAGCCATGGCATTTCTATGGCAAGTCGTTCGGCTACATCGTGGCGTTCAAACCCCACGACGCTTACGATTGGTGGTACGAGACCATTTCGGACCCCGAGACGAGGCGCTACGTCCACAGGGACTCTTACTTCATCCCCACTGAGGAAGACTTCCAGGTCCGAGAGTTTCAGGTGAAGATTAAGTCATTTAACGTCAAGGGCGACGGACCCTACAGCCTCACCCAAGTCATCTACTACCCAAGAGATGGTGAGAAAGATTTAAGTTGATGGACCTTCCTGGAGCAGCTAGGCTAACTTTCACCCAATTTTGACCTTTCAGTACCAACCGAGCCTCCAACAGATGTGTACGCCAGACCGGTGTCCTCCACAGAAGCTCTGGTCTGGTGGCTGCCAGTGGTGGACACTGGGACGAGCCTCCAGCAGTACATCGAAGGGTACCAGGTACCGCATTTAGAACCATTTTAACCACATTCCAGCATCTCGTACCTTTGAGATCTCACCTCCTGGATCCCACAGGTTAAGTACTGGAGGAAGTATGATGATCCAGAGCCGGGAGCAAACCGCATATTTGTCCCCGCCACAGTCAACCAGACTCGGTTGGAGAACATGCTGCCAGACGCTCATTACCTCATCGAGGTCCGCGCTTTTAACGGCGCGGGCCTGGGACCACCCGGAGAGCATTGTGAGATGTTCACAAAGCGAGCACGTAAGGGGAAATCTGAACGCTGCTCATGTTTAAATCAGCGTTCTTTGAATAATATCATGCTTGCGTTTGTTTCCAGCACCACCAGAACCTCCCAGGATGTGGCGCTATATCTCCTGGACCGGAAAATGGTTGTACGTGTGGTGGGATCACATCCAGTACGACTGGTTCGGGAATATCTCATTCCCACTGTACTACAAGGTAAGTGCGGAATGATTTtgatgggttgtttttttgtgcgtAATGTCACACTTAACGGTGCGTTCGTTGTCCAGGTCATGTTCAGGAAAACGGGCTACATCTACGGGAAAGTTTACATCACCGGCTGGCACTTCATGGACTTCCCCATGCCTCAGGTGGGAGATTTTGAGCTGATGGTTCGCGGCCGTTACGAAGGTGGAGACGGCCCAGTTAGGAAGATCAGGATTCAGGGTGAGATTAGAATCATgggttcatttttttttaaaaattcctcTGGCTCATTAGTCTCAACATTATCCTGATTTATTTCTCAGGTAAAGCAGCTACGATGGAGCCGAGCCTCAGCCTCCTGGCCCTGGTGCTGCTGGCGCTGTGCATTGTGGGATTGCAGATCTAAGCGCGCTGAAAGCGACACGTGCATGACGGACTCTGGGGGAGTATTGGGACGCGCTTAAAGATTCAAACGCTCGTAGTCACAGATAATCACGGGTTTGAGGCTCACGTCATGCATCTGCCGTACCGCCGCACCGTTGTGAGCTCCACTTTTTAAGTGGTGATGAGTTCAGAACGTGCTCAACTCTCATGTCAGACTCAAACTCTGGACAATGGTATGTTTAGATGTTCATAGCCATGTATCACACGCAATCTTTAGTCACCATGCTGCTCCTTTAATTCTTCGGTTAATGTGATAAAAGTtgatgattttgttttattagaCATTTTAAAACGTTAAAAATTATAGTTTAATGTTAAATACAACAACATTGTACGTGTATTTCAGTGCTAAAATATTCAAATTGTTTCCGAGCAAAGCAAACACCTGGTGTAATAATTGCATTGTGTCAGCAGAGGGCGCCACATTCACACGTGATCACAATCAACTGTAAAATCATCCTTCTGATGTAAATATCAGCTTtccaattaaaaaatatattgcaGCatagaacaaaaataaacaacaaactgCTTCAAAATTTAAAGCACACATTCTTCCATTTGCATCTCTTGCCTCAAGAGAAATGTTAGTTCGACACTACGGTGAATTTTTCTTTTGTAAGAgtgaaatatactgtatatagaaaTATATGGGGTTCTTTTTGTTTaatagcaaaagaaaaaaacattcctGTGCCTTTGGCAGCGCTTTGATTGCACATGGGGCTGTTATCTCTCCAATTTCCACCTTTTATTACCAGTGTTTCTCCCATTTCGCTCCCTTCCACCTGAAACAAATTACCTGGAGCCAGAAAATCCCGCAGGAGGCCAGAATCAATGTTTCCATCATTTACAAACAATCACAGCAGACGCGCAAAGGTGAGTCTCCCACAGCGGCGCAGAAAGCTATTGAAgatctttgtgttttcttttgtctttatttacagACTGTGGTGACAGTGAACGCAGCACCGCAGCAGCCAATGCAGCAAATTAACTCCATTCTTACTTTAACGTAGCAGTAAAGTTAAATAAGACACACAAAGATTTATTTGAGTCAACACAGCGCAGTTAAGATCCCCCCCTCTTCTGAGTGAAGTGCCACTGAGCAAGGCACTTCAACGCAATTTATTCACGCAATACTTGACTTAATGTGCGCAGAGCTGTCAAAGTTTGAGATATGCACACAACAATGAGAGGACTCTTATAGTAAAGGGCGAGGACGCGGGATTTATTGCATCAATATTCACAAATTACAAGACAGACGCGGAGAATCGTGCCTAATCATGTAACATTTCAACAGTTTTAGCTTGAATTATAGATCAAAACATTAATTTGCCCTGAGCATTGATTCAAGTTATCCTCAGCTTCACCTCGCTATTAAAAAGCTTCTTTGCAtcaataataattacaataattagcAGCTCAGGTGTTCTTTTATAGCTTTTTTGTTGTTCAATTAGCTCCTGCTGTCTCCGACAATCATCCCTTCCCAGGTGTCAGGGCGCCGCCCGCGTGGCGTCCCGAAATGCTCTGGAACGGAGCTGATTATTTACCCATTAGATATTCCCTTTACTGCTCCCCATTTGATCAGGAGATGCTCTCCCGGCTGACAGGTTCATCCAGAGATGATGGAAGCACATAAATAGGTTTAATAATAGAGGAGGAGCTCTCGGTGCTCAAAGCCGCCGTTCCCCAACTCTCAGACGCTTCGTGTCTTCATCCAAaccctctttccttcctcagatcagtcccccccccccctttaaccACATGTTTCCTTGCATGTTTTTAATGGATGTTTCTGCTGTAGCCTCTTAAAGGGGTGGCTTTTACCTTCCCTTTACATTAAAAGTGAGGTAAAGGCTGATGCTACGCTGCTAGCTTTGGATAGTCCCGCTCTTTCTGCTCTCTAAATGCAGAATTAACAGCAGACAGGTTCCGTTTATGTGCAGCTCATCCTGGTCCTGCCAGATTTGTGCTCACGCTGCAACCAAGACTCCTCAGTCTGCGTTGGCAGCAACACCAAATCCTCTTTCTTCTGGGATCGCTGAtgccaggggaaaaaaaacccaagtcCAATTGCAGATTCCCAGGCACCTTGTTGTTTCATACTTGCTCTGTTGCTCCTGAAATTGGCAGCGCAGAAGGTGCAGAGGAGTTTTGAGATGATGCTAAATGTTAGCATGAACTGCTAATCTGTTCATCATTAGCGAACATCATTAATGCAGAACTAGTGTCATTTGTGCAAATAGTTCATTTATATACTGAGGGGCATTTATTgatatttcttttgtttccatctTTGTAGTTTTTTATTGATTGTTTTCCTATtgggtctcttttttttccccatttttcctGATTGTGCTGATTTCTTCCACCCGTGTCTCGTGGAAGACGAGACCAATTGTCTCGTCCTTCCTCACCTGGGTCCAATCGTCTCGTCCTTCCTCATCTGAGTCCAATGGTCTCGTCCTTCCTCACCTGAGTCCAGTGGTTTCGTCCTTCCTCACCTGAGTCCATTGGTCTCGTCCCTCTCTGTCGATATTAACCGCTCGTGTTGTCCTGTGTCTATTTGTCCTGTTTGTTCAAACAGTTTGACTACTTTGTCCACACAAGACAAAGCCAACCTAATTTATCGGAAAACCTAAGTTTATTTTTTCTGGAGGGTGAATTAAATCACTATCTGACTGAATCACTGTGGTTTAAATGAGATCATCTGTGCCTCCAATTACTAAGAAACTGTTTCCAACatctaaaaagggaaaagctcTTTTATATTTTGGATCTGACCATGTGGTGCCAATTATGCTGATGTCAACCTACAATCACACCATTCTGGGGTTTAAATTCAATGTTTTTCTTCGGCAACATGCTAATGCAGCCACAGTCTCCTCAATACAAGGTGGCTGAAACTTTTATACCACTTCCATGTggatttgcatgtttttggtgATGACTTTTGGTCTAACAGTTGAACCTGTGTCcttaaatgaaacatttttcgGTGACATTACAGACATCTCAGTGAAACAGACAATCTTTGATGATGCATTCAAAGTAAAGCCATCTCAGTTATCAGTTTTGGTGGATCTTCAAAGAATATTCCTAAATGAAGATTTAACAGTGGGGGAAAAGAGCTTTTTTTGCTCCTTCTGTAGATTTGCAGGCTATTAGAGATCAGCTCCAGACAGGAGAGAAGGGCTGTGTAGCCATTAGTGCAGCCTCTGTCACACTGGAAGTCGCGCTGCAAAGGATGGATGTCAGGAAGTGaaacctgtggggggggggggggtcgagtcTGAAAACACCGCCTGGCAAAATTGGACCCATCTCTTCTCCCCCCTCAAGATAAAGATGGCATTTTATCCCACGTTCcctgcagcagggaggagatgaCAGGAAAGCGCGGCAGAGCTCACGTTACCTCAAACACCCCCTCaatctggggggtggggggggggttctctacGGGGGCCCTTTTATAAAGAACACTCTTCATTTGCTCGCAAGGTCGCGCGGCTGCTATTCAGCGACTGGTAGCAACAATTGTCACATGGTTTAAAGCGTATTCCTTCAGGGGGATTTGAAGCATCGGCCTGACAGCAGCTAAAATGCCAAATGGTTCCAGCTGGTGTCAGAGCTGCCAGGACGCCACCGCGACGCCCCAAACGGGCTCAGCTTCGACCGCAACCAGCGTGACCCTTTTTTTGGCGCAATAGCTCATTTTTGTAAGGTGACACCTGCCGCcactccgcccccccccccccccccccccccccccccgcctgtgTGACATGCAGATGTTTTCACCAGCACCAGGAGAAATATCATATAATTTTATTTCTGCAGAAAACCAGGCGGTAAAGATGCCAGCCCTTGTAAATGTTTACATccctggaaggggggggggggtgggggtagcagGAAAGATCTGACTGTAAATTCAGACAATGGCAGCGTGCGTTTGGGTGAAAATAAAACTCCAGGCCATAAATGGACAGAAATTGATATCTCATTTGACAAACAGGCACGCGAGGCACGCCGGGATGTGTTGGGGAAATCGCATAAGCAGGTCAAAGAAGGCGGCAAATGGGCTGATTTACTGCTCATCAGGCCACAAGCACAAAGGCAAATGAGCTAGCGTGATGCtaagttgctgctgttgcctttggggggtggggggttaccGGTGGGTATGTATAGACCACCAAGTGTTTGTATGTGCCGAGCTTGATGGCTGTAATATTTCTGATTTAACCTAAGCAAGAAACCCTGGACGACTCTGGACTATtagcatcatccatcatcacagCAATGCACGTCTTTTATTGATGACAGTCCATAATTGTCAGCTCATGTTATTATTATCCTGCCATAGCAGGAAAACTTTAATAT
This window harbors:
- the cntn1b gene encoding contactin 1b; the protein is MAAAALLLLGLSACSSLTDAILFGEPRIYGDDATGYGPIFEEEPVDVVYTEDSPDGRISMNCRARANPPASYRWRRGNWEIKLMEQPDEHYSLVGGNLVINNPKKKHAGVYICVARNTYGTVISKEAQLKFGYLEEFPQEERDPVRVKEGQGAVLLCAPPNAWPEEVTYRWIFNEFPVFLNTDRRRFVSQKTGNLYISKVEAQDAGNYSCFVSSPMIGRSVFSKFISLIPLVPEEGERKYPADIRVKFQDTTAMLASNITLECFALGNPIPHIVWRKVDATDLPPNHEISESGAVLHLYNVQYDDVGGYECEAINTKGKDWHKAWVYVESAPEWAETINNTQIDIGSAHSMRCVAMGKPFPFIRWYKDGYMYGKGELKFSSLTFTDSGMYQCIAENFWGIKYANAELRVITCAPTFEFNPVKKQLLGARDGRVVIECKPRAAPRPQFRWMKGKELLFNNSRISILFDGSLEIRNATKNDEGVYTCFAENSKGKANSSGYLTITEATSITVAPEDSEVKVGEEVVLRCAASFDPMLDITFIWAIDFRVIDFDSEWQHYERLWRDDGSGDLRVKNAQIWHEGRYTCTAQTVVDSDVAYADLKVVGRPGPPGVIRVEEIGNTWVKLRWTKGADHNSPILYYTIQTRHYWALNEDDWRNASTSPAFLDGSVERAEVTDIYPWLEYQFRIIATNEHGSGEASIPSLKIKTWDAAPVVSPTNVAGYGGRNGEIVITWTPVEPWHFYGKSFGYIVAFKPHDAYDWWYETISDPETRRYVHRDSYFIPTEEDFQVREFQVKIKSFNVKGDGPYSLTQVIYYPRDVPTEPPTDVYARPVSSTEALVWWLPVVDTGTSLQQYIEGYQVKYWRKYDDPEPGANRIFVPATVNQTRLENMLPDAHYLIEVRAFNGAGLGPPGEHCEMFTKRAPPPEPPRMWRYISWTGKWLYVWWDHIQYDWFGNISFPLYYKVMFRKTGYIYGKVYITGWHFMDFPMPQVGDFELMVRGRYEGGDGPVRKIRIQGKAATMEPSLSLLALVLLALCIVGLQI